From the genome of Prionailurus bengalensis isolate Pbe53 chromosome D1, Fcat_Pben_1.1_paternal_pri, whole genome shotgun sequence:
ACAAAGATTTTATCAGAAATAAGACCTATGTTTGAGGACCCAGCAAAATTAGAGAATAATTAGATCAAAGTCCTGAGTCCAGAGAGAAGATGGACTATTTACATTATGCCAATTTGGGGACATGTATTTCAGTATTAACAGAAAGCAATTACTTAGAAATATCTTCATGAAAAGTGTAGACTTCAATCAACCCGCAGAAAAATTAGttcaaaaaatttacaaagcatATCAGACAAATGGAGGGATCCTCCTCCTGGTAGTGAAATTCCATAAAGCCTTCTTTACTTCCTCATTCCTGAGGCTATAGATCAGAGGATTTAACATGGGGATCACTACTGTGTAGAACACAGAAGCCACTTTGTCCTGACCCAAGGAGTAGCTGGAACTAGGTCTCAGATAGGTATAGATGGCGGTGGCATAGAACAGAGTTATCGCTGTCAAGTGAGAGGCACACGTGGAGACGGCTTTGTGCCTCCCCTGCCCTGAATGCAtgtggaagacagagaagagaatgtaGGAGTAGGAGGTGAGGATGATCAGCAGAGTCCCGGCCAGATTCGCACCAGCAAATGCGGAAAAGATACTTTCATTCACGTGTGTGTCAGCACAGGAGAGTCTAAAGAGTGGAGGGCTGTCACAGAAGAAGTGGTGAATGACATTGGAACCACAGAATGGCAAGCTGCCTACATAACTCGTGTTAACTATGGAGTTCAACAATCCTGCCGTGAAAGCCCCTGCTGCCATTTTGAGGCAGACTGTCCTGGACATGATCAAGGAGTAAAGGAGGGGGTTGCATATGGCCACGTAACGGTCATAGGCCATTAAGCCAAAGAGGATGGCTTCGGTTGTGGCCAAGGCGATAAAGAAGTACAATTGCAGGAAGCAGCCTGCGAAGGAGATGGTTTTCGTCTCTGACAGTAAGTCTGCCAGCATCTTTGGGGTGATGGCGGAGGAATAACAAACATCCACAAAGGACAGGTTAGccaggaagaaatacatgggtGTGTGAAGTCGGGAATCAGTGCCGATTAAGAGGATCATCCCAACATTCCCCAAAACTGTAAGGGCGTAAATcccaaagaaaagcagaaagaggaTGATCTGTAGCTCCATGGTGTCTGCTAATCCCAACAGGATGAACCCCTCCAGCGAAGTGTCGTTCTTGCCCCTCATGTGTTACAAATACACTTTGCTGAAACTTGCATTAGGTGTCAATATTGCCAATATTGCTTATGGGAAATAGAAATGTGAATGGGGTTATTCAtgcatcagaaaggaaaaaacaacctaGGGTAGTACAACACAGTAAATAGAGTGACACAGGAAGTGGAAAATTGGGGGACAAAGAGGTGAGCTTTATAAGCAATTGTCTGTGTGATGTCACTAGTGCAAGGCCACAGACATGTCACTCAATTTCTGTAAAAGCCATCTgtgtttgtctattctttcattcCAGCTAATAGCTGAATTCAATTGATAAATATATCCTTGCTGAAAACTCTCTAAATTTGTGAACGTTTATGGGAGTTTAACTCAGATGTATTTTTTCTCACTCAGGCTCACTCTGGATATTCTTCAATACCAAAATTCATTCATTGCCTGCCAGAAATCATTCTTGTCTACCCGAGGAGCAACTATATTGACCATTTCAAACAACCAATAGGTTGTCACCTCTCATAAAAGTTTAAGAACGATTTTGTGGTGTTTTCAAAGTGAATcgagggacgtctgggtggctcagtcagttaagtgtccttcctactttggctcaggtcgtgatttcatggtttgtgggtttgagcccttcatagggctgtgctgacaccttagagcctggagcctgcttccgattctgtgtcttcagctctctctgcccctcccctgctctctctctctctctctctctctcgctcgctcaaaaataaataaaccttaaaaaataaaagaaaaaataaaagtgaatcaAACAATTGTTCTTGTGACAAAGTACACTCTCCGTTAGCATCTTCTAGTAGCAGGCATGCTGTTTGTCCACCTCAGTGCATTACGGTGCCAAAGCCTGATAAATTCCTTCCTCATGTCTTACCTGTGTAgtgtagtattttcttttttattaggaGTTCTCAGCTGAAGCTCCGAATgaaaagaagaacattttcatttttaaaatgcaatgcaATGCAATCCAAATTTGAATTAACTCTTTGTTAAAATTTAAGACACctggaaaaatacacatttccatgcttttattttgtttttcataaagagAAATGGAACCATTGGAACCAATTTATGAGTTTTCATTGTTAGTCAATCCCCTAAAGGCAGAAACTCCCGTCTCAAAGGAGAACACAATATGATCACATGCAGATCTATGGGCTCAAACATTATGTGGGACCCTTCACCACAGAGTACTTCTTGATCTCTATGTTACTTTAAGGGCTTGCCAAAataattgatgaatcactgtattatacactgtatgttgactacactggaatttaaagaaattgaaaaattgccatttgccaaaaaaaaaaaaattaattggttatttgtttcctctctctATGTATTGGTAGTTTATCCCAAATGGGTACATGGTCAACCGCCAATTTATTATTCtccctttgtctttttaaaaattgaaagaattattcttttcctttctctttgtgtgtacatgtttgtgatgtgtgtgtacgtgtgtgtgcatgtgtacaagCACACACACTTTTTCCCTTTGGGCAAGTTTTATCCTTCAACCCAACCCGAGTCCTGAGTGAATTTCATAACAATGAGAAACTAAATCCATTGTACCATATTTAAAGAATTACTACGCCCTGAGCAAATGAGGCAGTAGATGAGAAaacttaacttcttttttatgattttagagTTGTGTTGGCTTTTTGCAATTATTGTCTGTGATTCTGTCCCTAGATGGgggttaaaaaaacaactttccaTATCTAAGTATAAAGAAAACAAGATGGCCAACAAATACATGGGGCATCCGTATGCACAGAGTCTATTTGCATATAGAACTTGAAATATATTACATTTGTCCACTTAAATTCCCAATTAATCCTCCACACCAGTCTTTGaggttcattttattattttac
Proteins encoded in this window:
- the LOC122482767 gene encoding LOW QUALITY PROTEIN: olfactory receptor 5F1-like (The sequence of the model RefSeq protein was modified relative to this genomic sequence to represent the inferred CDS: deleted 1 base in 1 codon) — encoded protein: MRGKNDTSLEGFILLGLADTMELQIILFLLFFGIYALTVLGNVGMILLIGTDSRLHTPMYFFLANLSFVDVCYSSAITPKMLADLLSETKTISFAGCFLQLYFFIALATTEAILFGLMAYDRYVAICNPLLYSLIMSRTVCLKMAAGAFTAGLLNSIVNTSYVGSLPFCGSNVIHHFFCDSPPLFRLSCADTHVNESIFSAFAGANLAGTLLIILTSYSYILFSVFHMHSGQGRHKAVSTCASHLTAITLFYATAIYTYLRPSSSYSLVRTKWLLCSTQ